In Methanobrevibacter sp., a genomic segment contains:
- a CDS encoding pyruvoyl-dependent arginine decarboxylase, translating into MRIAIVSGKDEGPTKLNAFDNALSDAGIGDVNLIKVSSMLAEKTKITHLPALKAGSMVNCVLSEVTSDTPGEQITAVIAVAIGDELGCVVETSGRDENPDDLVNEARFMVEYMMEKRSVEIKNLIVEESTATVEKTASVVSAVVYVTDDICDN; encoded by the coding sequence ATGAGAATAGCTATCGTCAGTGGAAAGGATGAAGGACCGACAAAACTGAATGCATTCGACAATGCATTGAGCGATGCGGGAATCGGAGATGTCAACCTGATAAAGGTGTCAAGCATGCTTGCAGAAAAAACCAAGATAACACACCTGCCAGCCCTTAAGGCAGGCTCCATGGTGAACTGCGTTCTCTCAGAGGTCACATCAGACACCCCTGGAGAGCAGATAACCGCAGTGATTGCAGTGGCTATCGGCGATGAGCTGGGCTGCGTGGTGGAGACAAGCGGAAGGGATGAAAACCCTGACGACTTGGTAAATGAAGCCAGATTCATGGTCGAGTACATGATGGAAAAGCGCAGCGTTGAGATAAAGAACCTCATCGTTGAAGAGTCGACCGCAACGGTGGAAAAAACCGCTTCGGTGGTAAGCGCAGTGGTTTACGTAACTGACGACATTTGTGACAATTGA